The proteins below are encoded in one region of Herpetosiphon gulosus:
- a CDS encoding Fic family protein gives MFNINGTPYYYDRNISRLLSTIQSRISDLRTSGKLSKESLKHISNYFKIKNIYHSNAIEGNMLDYGETRLVVEQGLTISGKPLKDSIEAVNLSHALDFFMDIAGNSNEKIKISDIKQIHSLILKDISEEAGMFRVSNVEISGSNFTPPSFLQIQSEIDNFSKWLDNIEFNDYSINPIILSAIAHAWFVYIHPFIDGNGRTARIIMNLILIKFGYPIAIITKDDRIRYYDALENTQSSDLTAFISLITDSVDESLEEYYKAAYDQREKDEWARLLMDKVNSREDMKIKNEFEIWRSSMNLLQGYVRNLTESINDASDSKSIKIYFNHYDIIELEKYILLKQKKTTKRTWFFKITILYNGIDRRYLFFFGFSSITLSNHTGNSVTVHVAYETDPFHYEKIEHLNIPLLPDLIEIGYSTNDEDFICRFKDGTISHLKVESFGKDFIRKAIEHAISM, from the coding sequence ATGTTTAATATCAATGGAACACCGTACTATTATGACCGTAATATAAGCCGTTTACTATCTACTATACAAAGCCGTATTTCTGATTTACGAACATCAGGGAAACTTTCTAAAGAGTCACTTAAACATATATCTAATTACTTTAAAATAAAAAATATATACCATTCAAATGCTATAGAAGGTAATATGCTTGATTATGGTGAGACAAGATTAGTAGTTGAACAAGGTTTAACTATATCAGGTAAGCCATTAAAAGATAGTATTGAGGCGGTAAATCTTTCTCACGCATTAGATTTTTTTATGGATATAGCAGGTAATTCAAATGAAAAAATAAAAATATCTGATATTAAGCAAATTCATTCACTTATATTGAAGGATATAAGTGAAGAAGCTGGTATGTTTAGAGTTTCTAATGTTGAAATATCAGGATCTAATTTTACACCACCTTCTTTTCTTCAAATTCAATCTGAGATTGATAATTTTTCGAAATGGTTGGATAACATTGAATTTAATGATTATTCAATAAATCCAATTATTTTATCTGCTATAGCCCATGCTTGGTTTGTTTATATACATCCATTTATTGATGGAAATGGAAGAACTGCGAGAATTATAATGAATTTAATATTAATTAAATTTGGGTATCCTATTGCGATTATTACTAAAGATGATAGAATCAGATATTATGATGCTTTAGAAAATACACAATCTAGTGATTTAACCGCATTTATATCTTTGATAACTGATTCAGTTGATGAGAGCCTAGAAGAATATTATAAAGCAGCCTATGATCAAAGAGAGAAAGATGAGTGGGCAAGGTTATTGATGGATAAAGTAAATAGTAGAGAGGATATGAAAATAAAAAATGAATTTGAGATATGGCGAAGTTCAATGAATTTATTGCAAGGCTATGTACGAAATCTTACAGAATCAATAAATGATGCATCTGATTCGAAATCTATAAAAATATACTTTAATCATTATGATATAATAGAACTCGAAAAATATATTCTGTTAAAACAAAAAAAGACAACTAAAAGGACATGGTTTTTTAAGATAACTATCTTATATAATGGAATTGATAGAAGATATCTATTTTTCTTTGGGTTTTCTAGTATTACACTAAGTAATCATACAGGTAATAGTGTTACTGTACATGTTGCATATGAAACTGATCCGTTTCACTATGAAAAAATAGAACATCTTAATATACCACTGCTACCTGATCTTATTGAAATAGGATATTCTACTAATGATGAAGATTTTATTTGTAGATTTAAAGACGGTACAATAAGTCATTTGAAAGTTGAATCATTTGGTAAGGATTTTATCAGAAAAGCGATTGAGCATGCTATTTCCATGTAA
- a CDS encoding zinc ribbon domain-containing protein, translating to MMQACTYCGGDVPDDWEECATCGWLRDGSLALPLEPLKCPYCGDDVPDDWEECASCGWLRDGSLGIPQPAPPAPSVHQLVCLRCQAQMTFLGFKQFRESSTSLDILQGRFSSFRQDFQILELHGCGYCGYAELALPHIGS from the coding sequence ATGATGCAAGCTTGTACTTATTGCGGCGGTGATGTTCCCGACGATTGGGAAGAGTGTGCAACCTGTGGTTGGCTGCGTGATGGCTCGTTGGCCTTGCCGCTTGAGCCACTCAAATGCCCGTATTGTGGCGATGATGTGCCCGATGATTGGGAAGAATGCGCAAGCTGTGGCTGGTTGCGCGATGGCTCATTGGGAATTCCCCAGCCAGCACCGCCAGCACCAAGTGTGCACCAATTGGTCTGCCTGCGTTGCCAAGCTCAGATGACATTCTTGGGCTTCAAGCAATTTCGCGAAAGCTCGACTTCGCTAGATATTTTGCAAGGCCGGTTTAGCTCGTTTCGCCAGGATTTTCAAATTTTGGAATTGCATGGCTGTGGCTATTGTGGCTATGCTGAATTAGCCTTGCCCCACATAGGTAGTTAA
- a CDS encoding transposase: MRTVTRCFKYRLYPTTDQQNTLVQWAGCRRFVWNWALHCKQTQYQATGQRLSYQRLAAMLVDLKRQPKTAFLRDCHSQPLQQSLMDLETAFTHFFAKRAKYPRFKSRKITPHSMRFPQGVVVVDERTISVPKIGPMRAVIHRPLLGIAKGATIKQDPTGAWWVVFVCHINRPDVEPPTNQSVGIDVGLESFTTLSTGEKTAPPKFSRRSQKKLARAQRALSRKQKGSTNRLKARKRVAKIHQKINNQRMDWLHKHALGIVQRFDMVCIEDLNIKGLARTKLAKSFSDASLSTFMQRLQEKAEWHGRRVIKVGRFYASSKTCHHCQTKTALTLAVRVWMCHACGTTHDRDINAAINIVHEGLRLLAVGTTESQNAARDGVNPAKGW, encoded by the coding sequence ATGCGAACCGTGACCCGTTGCTTCAAGTATCGACTGTATCCTACTACTGACCAACAAAATACCTTGGTACAGTGGGCGGGTTGCCGACGCTTTGTCTGGAATTGGGCGCTGCACTGCAAGCAAACCCAGTACCAAGCAACGGGTCAACGACTGAGTTATCAACGGCTTGCGGCGATGTTGGTTGACCTGAAACGTCAACCCAAAACGGCCTTTTTGCGCGATTGCCATTCGCAACCGTTGCAACAAAGTCTGATGGATTTGGAAACGGCCTTTACTCACTTTTTCGCCAAACGCGCCAAATACCCGCGCTTCAAGTCGCGCAAAATCACCCCGCATAGCATGCGGTTCCCACAAGGGGTAGTCGTGGTTGATGAACGGACGATCAGCGTGCCAAAAATCGGGCCGATGCGAGCGGTGATTCATCGACCACTGCTGGGGATAGCGAAGGGTGCAACGATTAAGCAAGATCCAACAGGCGCATGGTGGGTGGTGTTTGTCTGCCATATTAACCGCCCTGATGTTGAACCACCGACTAATCAGTCTGTGGGCATTGATGTCGGGCTTGAATCCTTCACCACGCTGTCAACAGGCGAGAAAACTGCTCCACCGAAGTTCTCCCGCCGCAGCCAGAAGAAACTTGCCCGCGCCCAACGCGCCTTATCACGGAAACAAAAAGGAAGTACCAACCGCCTGAAAGCTCGTAAGCGGGTTGCCAAAATTCACCAGAAAATCAACAACCAACGCATGGATTGGCTGCATAAGCATGCGTTGGGGATTGTTCAACGATTCGACATGGTGTGCATCGAAGACCTGAATATCAAAGGCCTTGCGAGAACCAAGCTGGCCAAATCGTTCAGTGATGCCTCCCTCAGTACCTTCATGCAACGATTGCAGGAAAAAGCGGAATGGCACGGACGGCGGGTTATTAAAGTTGGGCGTTTCTATGCCTCATCAAAGACCTGTCATCACTGCCAGACCAAAACCGCCTTGACGTTGGCGGTTCGTGTATGGATGTGTCACGCCTGTGGCACGACCCATGATCGGGATATCAACGCCGCGATCAACATCGTGCATGAAGGGCTACGCCTGCTTGCCGTTGGGACGACGGAAAGCCAAAACGCTGCTCGAGATGGTGTAAACCCAGCGAAAGGCTGGTAG
- a CDS encoding alpha/beta hydrolase encodes MSSFLADDQNPIFYSDTGGQKPAIIFIHGWTSAGSHWVGITTALRRWYRCIAIDLRGHGRTPGQGELTISRLAKDLHQLIEHLKLEQPTIVGWSMGGLTTFEYARQFGVSQLKSIVLVDQTPCMQTSTEWTMGLFGAYTRDHITSMRQLFESQQRRVLRRFAMGVVHPNRTLLRFATWLTSPYRRNYDRKALLPLAEDMADRDYRDLLASMDVPILLCYGSQSWLYPGKVGEYLHEHLPQSTLIHFERSGHCPPFEEPVKFVRTLYQFMHQQLPTSA; translated from the coding sequence ATGTCGAGCTTTCTTGCCGATGATCAAAACCCGATTTTTTATAGTGATACTGGCGGCCAAAAACCAGCAATCATTTTTATTCATGGTTGGACGAGCGCTGGCTCACATTGGGTTGGCATTACCACCGCCTTGCGCCGTTGGTATCGCTGTATCGCAATCGACTTGCGCGGCCACGGACGCACCCCAGGCCAAGGTGAACTGACAATCAGCCGTTTAGCCAAAGATTTACATCAATTGATCGAACACCTCAAACTTGAGCAACCAACGATCGTTGGCTGGTCGATGGGTGGCCTAACAACCTTTGAATATGCGCGTCAATTTGGGGTTTCCCAGCTCAAAAGCATCGTACTGGTTGATCAAACTCCATGTATGCAAACCAGCACAGAATGGACCATGGGTTTGTTTGGAGCCTACACGCGCGACCATATCACCAGCATGCGCCAACTATTTGAGAGCCAACAACGACGAGTATTACGCCGCTTTGCCATGGGTGTCGTTCACCCCAATCGCACATTGTTGCGTTTTGCAACCTGGCTAACCTCGCCCTATCGCCGCAACTACGATCGTAAAGCATTGTTGCCATTAGCCGAAGATATGGCCGACCGCGATTATCGTGATTTGTTGGCAAGCATGGATGTGCCAATTTTGTTGTGTTATGGTTCGCAAAGCTGGCTTTACCCAGGCAAAGTTGGCGAATATTTACACGAGCACTTGCCACAATCAACCTTGATTCACTTTGAACGCAGCGGCCATTGCCCACCATTCGAGGAGCCAGTTAAATTCGTTCGGACACTCTATCAATTTATGCACCAACAACTGCCAACCAGCGCGTAG
- a CDS encoding PA domain-containing protein produces the protein MFFQRSWRYFSVAICLIVIAACANQNATAILATATVNNKAGEQARSDKDGVNQNPTKTPRPAATATPIITGPHFKHVGGLKLKPPTSGRHADLTLYNDLVLLGSQPGSCPAENQITLIDVSDPANPELAGYSPTVKYASLEDMDVVRIGEQDIAVLGIQPCREATKPGIQIVDITDPTAPLELARFETNLGVHELDVTITASGQALALLAAPTNNAFGTTPKPEDRGELWIVDISDPSQPSMLSRWGIDQKPNWQALDYADRTRGNFPGIFLHSVRASSNSQRAYLSYWDGGVIILDIQDPKQPIYLGQTPYPALAEGDAHSVVDWNDGQMLALNNEDFSNDQAKISHPALAEPDYAHELPLGGKLDAPLSAKVLAIGQACDAEAEYPDFQGLFVLAEMAGCSIEQKLQIAQNGEAAALLIYANAPFEELQFGDDVDLIDDFDLPMFTISSTTAAALLSQPEAETTLESCFDGGGAIQFFDLSDPSQPVEVGRYNTPNSINETLRSNPTVHNSEVQGQYLYASWYQDGLRMLDISDPSQPQSVAIWPMNNSPKVALWGVQVRDQFVYVSDFNYGLYVLEFQAE, from the coding sequence ATGTTTTTTCAACGTTCATGGCGTTATTTCAGCGTGGCAATTTGCTTAATCGTAATCGCTGCCTGCGCCAACCAAAATGCTACAGCAATTCTTGCAACGGCAACCGTCAACAACAAAGCTGGTGAGCAAGCCCGCTCCGATAAAGATGGCGTAAATCAAAATCCAACCAAAACGCCGCGACCCGCTGCCACTGCAACTCCGATTATCACGGGGCCGCATTTCAAGCACGTTGGCGGATTGAAACTCAAGCCACCAACCAGCGGTCGCCACGCCGATCTCACGTTGTATAACGATTTGGTGTTGCTCGGTTCGCAGCCAGGCTCATGCCCCGCCGAAAATCAAATTACATTAATTGATGTGAGCGATCCAGCTAACCCAGAGTTGGCAGGCTATTCGCCAACAGTCAAATATGCCTCGCTTGAAGATATGGATGTGGTGCGGATTGGCGAGCAAGATATTGCAGTTTTGGGGATTCAGCCCTGCCGCGAAGCAACCAAGCCAGGCATTCAAATTGTGGATATCACAGATCCAACTGCGCCGCTAGAATTGGCTCGTTTTGAAACCAACCTTGGCGTTCATGAACTTGATGTAACGATTACGGCCAGTGGTCAGGCCTTGGCTTTATTGGCCGCACCCACCAACAATGCTTTTGGCACAACGCCCAAGCCCGAAGATCGCGGCGAATTGTGGATCGTCGATATTAGTGACCCTAGCCAGCCGAGCATGCTCAGCCGTTGGGGCATCGATCAAAAGCCCAATTGGCAAGCCCTAGATTATGCTGATCGTACTCGTGGCAATTTCCCGGGGATCTTTTTGCATAGCGTGCGGGCCAGCAGCAACAGCCAACGTGCCTACCTCTCATATTGGGATGGCGGCGTGATTATCTTGGATATTCAAGACCCCAAACAACCAATCTACCTTGGCCAAACACCCTATCCAGCGCTAGCCGAAGGCGATGCACACTCAGTCGTCGATTGGAACGATGGGCAAATGCTGGCCTTGAACAACGAAGATTTTAGCAACGATCAGGCGAAAATTAGTCACCCAGCTTTGGCCGAGCCAGATTACGCCCACGAATTGCCGCTTGGCGGCAAACTTGATGCCCCGCTGAGTGCCAAGGTTTTAGCTATTGGGCAGGCCTGCGATGCTGAAGCTGAGTATCCTGATTTTCAAGGGTTGTTTGTGTTGGCCGAAATGGCAGGCTGTTCGATTGAGCAAAAGCTGCAAATTGCCCAAAATGGTGAGGCCGCAGCATTGTTGATTTATGCCAATGCGCCATTTGAGGAGCTGCAATTTGGCGATGATGTTGATTTGATCGATGATTTTGATCTGCCGATGTTTACTATTAGCAGCACAACCGCCGCTGCCTTGCTTAGCCAACCTGAGGCTGAAACAACACTCGAAAGCTGTTTTGATGGCGGCGGCGCAATTCAATTCTTTGATCTGAGCGATCCCAGCCAGCCTGTTGAAGTTGGGCGCTACAACACGCCAAATTCAATTAATGAGACGTTGCGCTCCAACCCAACAGTGCATAATTCTGAAGTACAAGGCCAATATTTGTATGCTTCGTGGTATCAAGATGGCCTGCGCATGCTCGATATCAGCGATCCGAGCCAACCTCAATCAGTGGCAATTTGGCCGATGAATAATTCGCCAAAAGTTGCCTTGTGGGGCGTGCAAGTGCGTGATCAATTTGTCTATGTTAGTGATTTCAACTATGGCTTGTATGTGTTGGAGTTTCAGGCAGAATAA
- a CDS encoding PH domain-containing protein translates to MGLFDGLMGNASEVDPQAAQRDFAQLLAWGEQVQRAYQLIRDFFIFTDKRLILVDKQGITGSKVEYHSIPYRSITHFSIETAGHFDLDAELKIWISGNPVPIQKQFNSRINIYQLQAVLAAFVAR, encoded by the coding sequence ATGGGGTTATTTGATGGATTAATGGGCAATGCTTCGGAAGTTGATCCGCAAGCAGCCCAACGTGATTTTGCTCAACTGCTAGCTTGGGGCGAGCAAGTGCAACGCGCCTATCAACTGATTCGCGATTTCTTTATTTTTACCGATAAACGCTTGATTTTGGTTGATAAACAGGGCATTACTGGCAGCAAAGTCGAATATCATTCGATTCCCTATCGCAGTATTACCCACTTTAGCATCGAAACTGCTGGCCATTTTGATCTCGATGCCGAGTTGAAAATTTGGATTTCGGGCAATCCTGTGCCAATTCAAAAGCAATTCAACAGCCGGATCAATATTTATCAATTGCAAGCGGTTTTGGCTGCCTTCGTTGCTCGTTAA
- a CDS encoding serine carboxypeptidase, protein MKEVVCITLGRSRRDFSFTTTLLGEELRVRRIGADGDVERVKQLIREHDGKVDAIALGGVIAHFRVGKSSYQHNQAYTIVNQARVTPTADGVLLKSTLERWTVAQAVSREPGRFNYRRVLVFSGIERYSLAESLSGYNVDLRFADPKVHYGLPFTLSSLSQLERYAKFAMPDLAKKPYRRIHPIGKGATHDSRLEKDCAWADVLAGDFAFIRRYAPQDLRGRTILTDDPSPAEIEDLRQRGAHTLITLTPKISEEHPFVSADVLEAMILAVTGKRTLDEATVLQITADANWEPHIQRLTNDEELEKFAFVIHPLSTKFIYKDPRFKVFKFVPQRWVERAMAHLPPLYLSRMKGIKSTGTGKEIEGILLTLGATPRELMRRPTAFTYRRLIKAARMAERMGAKLMGLGAFTSVVGDAGITVAQKSDIGITSGNSLTVAATLEAAKQAVILMGGRVDQGTAVVIGATGSIGAVCSRLLAQAIGDVVLIAPRPERLIALKKQIEAETPNAKVTIATKADDYVGSADLIVTTTTALNTKIVDIERLKPGAVVCDVARPPDIKEDEAAKRPDVLVIESGEITLPGEVDFGFDIGLPPGTAYACLSETALLALDGKFEDYTLGRNIEMDRVKEMYRLFKKHGLKLAGLRTFDQYVTPEMVAEKRRLADQRRHELGLPVTTEAETLASEMPLEVGGSN, encoded by the coding sequence ATGAAAGAAGTAGTCTGTATCACGCTCGGACGTTCGCGGCGTGACTTTAGCTTTACAACAACGCTGTTGGGCGAAGAGCTACGGGTGCGTCGCATTGGAGCCGATGGCGATGTCGAACGGGTCAAGCAACTGATTCGTGAGCACGATGGCAAGGTTGATGCAATTGCGCTTGGTGGCGTAATTGCTCATTTTCGCGTTGGCAAATCCAGCTATCAACATAACCAAGCCTATACGATTGTTAATCAAGCACGGGTTACGCCAACCGCCGATGGGGTACTGCTTAAATCGACCCTCGAACGTTGGACGGTCGCTCAGGCGGTGTCGCGTGAGCCAGGCCGCTTCAACTATCGCCGTGTTTTGGTCTTTTCAGGGATTGAACGCTATTCTTTGGCCGAATCACTGAGCGGCTACAATGTTGATTTGCGTTTTGCTGATCCCAAGGTGCATTATGGTTTGCCCTTCACACTGAGTTCGCTCAGCCAACTGGAGCGCTACGCCAAATTTGCCATGCCCGATTTGGCCAAAAAGCCTTATCGGCGAATTCACCCGATTGGCAAGGGCGCGACCCACGATAGCCGCCTTGAAAAAGATTGCGCTTGGGCTGATGTGTTGGCTGGCGATTTTGCCTTTATTCGGCGCTATGCCCCGCAAGATCTGCGAGGACGCACAATTTTGACTGACGATCCTTCGCCTGCTGAAATTGAAGATTTGCGCCAGCGTGGAGCACATACCTTAATTACCCTCACGCCCAAAATTAGCGAAGAACACCCATTTGTTTCGGCAGATGTGCTCGAGGCCATGATTTTGGCCGTCACAGGCAAGCGAACGCTTGATGAAGCAACGGTCTTGCAAATTACCGCTGATGCCAATTGGGAGCCGCACATCCAGCGTTTGACCAACGACGAAGAATTAGAAAAATTTGCCTTTGTGATTCACCCGCTCTCAACCAAATTTATTTATAAAGATCCCCGCTTCAAAGTCTTCAAATTTGTGCCCCAACGTTGGGTCGAACGCGCTATGGCCCACTTGCCACCACTCTATCTCTCACGCATGAAGGGCATCAAATCAACTGGTACAGGCAAGGAGATCGAAGGCATTTTGCTGACTTTGGGCGCTACACCCCGCGAATTGATGCGCCGTCCAACCGCCTTTACCTATCGCCGCTTGATCAAAGCTGCCCGCATGGCCGAACGCATGGGCGCGAAGCTGATGGGCTTGGGGGCATTTACCTCGGTGGTTGGCGATGCTGGGATCACGGTTGCCCAAAAATCCGATATTGGCATCACCTCAGGTAACTCGTTGACCGTGGCCGCCACCCTTGAAGCCGCCAAACAAGCGGTCATTCTCATGGGCGGTCGGGTTGATCAAGGCACGGCAGTGGTGATCGGGGCAACTGGCTCGATTGGCGCAGTTTGTTCGCGTTTGTTGGCTCAAGCGATTGGCGATGTGGTGTTGATTGCGCCGCGACCTGAGCGCTTGATTGCCTTGAAAAAACAAATTGAGGCTGAAACGCCCAACGCCAAAGTAACGATTGCCACCAAAGCCGACGATTATGTTGGTAGCGCCGACTTAATTGTTACTACGACCACCGCCCTCAACACCAAAATTGTCGATATTGAGCGTTTGAAGCCAGGCGCGGTGGTCTGTGATGTGGCGCGACCGCCTGATATCAAAGAAGATGAAGCCGCTAAACGCCCCGATGTGTTGGTGATCGAATCGGGCGAAATTACCTTACCCGGCGAGGTTGATTTTGGCTTTGATATTGGTTTGCCGCCAGGCACAGCCTATGCATGTCTCTCGGAGACGGCTTTGTTGGCGCTTGATGGCAAGTTTGAAGACTACACGCTTGGCCGTAACATCGAAATGGATCGGGTCAAGGAGATGTATCGTTTATTCAAAAAGCATGGCCTGAAATTAGCAGGCCTGCGCACCTTCGACCAATATGTCACCCCCGAAATGGTCGCCGAAAAGCGCCGCCTAGCCGATCAGCGTCGCCATGAGCTTGGCTTGCCAGTGACCACCGAAGCCGAAACCCTCGCCAGCGAAATGCCGCTGGAAGTTGGCGGCTCCAACTAA
- a CDS encoding single-stranded DNA-binding protein yields the protein MNVKGTVNRVELIGWLGGEPTQRFLPSGVGVCDFSVATKRFGSKDEQGEQTFDTEWTTIEAWNGLGDICQDRLHKGSRVRVVGSLHTRSWEDKESGQRRSKTVVRADEVLFLDAYGNDE from the coding sequence ATGAACGTTAAAGGAACCGTAAATCGAGTTGAATTGATCGGCTGGCTGGGTGGCGAACCAACCCAACGCTTTTTACCATCGGGAGTTGGGGTTTGCGATTTCAGCGTAGCAACCAAGCGTTTTGGCAGTAAAGATGAACAAGGCGAACAAACGTTTGATACCGAATGGACAACCATCGAAGCTTGGAATGGCCTAGGCGATATTTGCCAAGATCGGTTACACAAAGGCAGTCGGGTACGGGTCGTTGGTAGCTTGCACACCCGCTCGTGGGAAGACAAAGAAAGTGGACAGCGCCGCTCCAAAACCGTCGTTCGTGCCGATGAAGTGCTGTTTCTCGATGCCTATGGCAACGACGAATAA